One stretch of Tepiditoga spiralis DNA includes these proteins:
- the glgP gene encoding alpha-glucan family phosphorylase: MNFLSKVTAIPKLPERIKGLKVLSKNMWWTWNYDSQKLFEIIDLDLWISTNRNPVVFLKNVSQKKLDSVLNDEEFLNLYDYVMKTFENYMNTDDTWFNKTHKNYKGGEIAYFCAEYGIHESLPIYSGGLGILAGDHVKSASDIGIPYIGVGFLYRQGYFQQKINNEGWQESIYESYDFADLAVDPAKDKNGEEVYVDIDIAGKKVFVKVWELKVGRVKVYLLDTDIPQNDPDERWLTSRLYGGDQEMRIRQEMLLGIAGVRALRKLDINPSVWHMNEGHAAFLNLERMRELIQSNNLTFKEAIEVVRAGSIFTTHTPVPAGNDAFPLYLMDKYFGNYWPTLKATRPEFMQLGLEARPDGSEMFSMTILALSLAGRANGVSKLHGEVSRNLWKHVWNGIEAVEVPITHVTNGVHSETWIADDLQKLFKEEFGENWNNEIDDPDMWAKIEKISDKELWEKHQKLKLKLINHLHERLKTQRSRHGETVEELESIEDILDPKALTIGFARRFATYKRAILIFRDLQRLEKILNNPERPVQIIFAGKAHPADKPGQEFIKRIYEISRMEQFKNRIVIVENYDMNLARHLVSGVDIWLNNPRRPHEASGTSGEKAGMNGAMNFSVLDGWWVEGYNKKNGWAIGDNRDYTDLELQDNIDSVSMYNTLEKEIVPMYYDNRKEDIPVNWIKVMKESIRSVASFFNTSRMVKEYTQKLYMPAQVQNNKFVKDNFEVAKDFANWRDILERNWNSIKIKVTSNQDFSETLEVGKIIEIESEIYLPGIGPDSIEPEIVVAKLEDDKVISLKTYDLKMIKEIQQDTYLYRGSFEIEDRGQYGYNVRVSASHPYMPHRNYLMNLVKYPM, encoded by the coding sequence ATGAATTTTTTAAGTAAAGTTACAGCAATTCCAAAGCTTCCTGAAAGAATAAAAGGATTAAAAGTTCTTTCAAAAAATATGTGGTGGACATGGAACTATGATTCACAGAAGTTATTTGAAATAATTGATTTAGATTTATGGATTTCAACAAATAGAAATCCAGTAGTTTTTTTAAAGAATGTTAGCCAAAAAAAATTAGATTCTGTTTTGAATGATGAAGAGTTTTTGAATTTATATGATTATGTGATGAAAACATTTGAAAATTATATGAACACGGATGATACATGGTTTAATAAAACACACAAAAATTATAAAGGTGGAGAAATTGCTTATTTTTGTGCTGAATATGGAATACATGAATCTTTACCTATTTATTCAGGAGGTTTAGGAATATTAGCTGGAGATCATGTTAAATCTGCAAGTGATATAGGAATACCATATATTGGTGTTGGATTTTTATATAGACAAGGTTATTTTCAACAAAAAATAAATAATGAAGGTTGGCAAGAAAGCATATATGAAAGTTATGATTTTGCAGATCTTGCTGTTGATCCTGCAAAAGATAAAAATGGAGAAGAAGTTTATGTTGATATAGATATAGCAGGTAAAAAAGTATTCGTGAAAGTTTGGGAATTAAAGGTTGGAAGAGTAAAGGTATATTTATTAGATACAGATATACCTCAAAATGATCCAGATGAAAGATGGTTAACTTCAAGATTGTATGGTGGCGACCAAGAAATGAGAATAAGACAAGAAATGCTTCTTGGTATTGCAGGAGTTAGAGCATTAAGAAAATTAGATATAAATCCTTCTGTTTGGCATATGAATGAAGGTCATGCTGCATTTTTAAATCTTGAAAGAATGAGAGAATTAATACAAAGTAATAATTTAACTTTTAAAGAAGCAATAGAAGTTGTTAGAGCTGGATCAATCTTTACAACACATACACCGGTTCCTGCTGGAAACGATGCATTTCCTTTGTATTTAATGGATAAATATTTTGGTAATTATTGGCCAACATTAAAAGCAACAAGACCAGAGTTTATGCAATTAGGATTAGAAGCTAGACCAGATGGATCTGAAATGTTTTCAATGACAATATTGGCACTTTCTCTTGCGGGAAGAGCAAATGGTGTTTCAAAACTCCACGGTGAAGTATCAAGAAACTTATGGAAACATGTATGGAATGGTATAGAAGCAGTTGAAGTACCTATAACTCATGTAACTAATGGAGTTCATAGTGAAACTTGGATAGCAGATGACTTACAAAAACTGTTTAAAGAAGAGTTTGGTGAAAACTGGAATAATGAAATAGACGATCCAGATATGTGGGCTAAAATTGAAAAAATATCAGATAAAGAATTATGGGAAAAGCATCAAAAACTAAAATTAAAACTTATTAATCATTTACACGAAAGATTAAAAACACAAAGATCAAGACATGGTGAAACTGTTGAAGAATTAGAAAGTATAGAAGATATTTTAGATCCAAAAGCATTAACTATAGGTTTTGCAAGAAGATTTGCAACTTATAAAAGAGCAATATTAATATTTAGAGATTTACAAAGACTTGAAAAAATACTAAATAATCCAGAAAGACCAGTTCAAATAATTTTTGCTGGTAAAGCACATCCAGCTGATAAGCCTGGACAAGAGTTTATAAAAAGAATATATGAAATTTCAAGAATGGAGCAGTTTAAAAATAGAATAGTTATAGTAGAAAATTATGATATGAATCTTGCAAGACATCTTGTTTCAGGTGTTGATATTTGGCTTAACAATCCAAGAAGACCTCATGAAGCATCAGGAACATCAGGAGAAAAAGCAGGAATGAATGGTGCAATGAATTTTTCAGTTCTTGATGGCTGGTGGGTTGAAGGATATAATAAGAAAAACGGATGGGCAATAGGCGATAATAGAGATTATACAGATTTAGAATTACAAGATAATATTGATAGTGTTTCAATGTATAATACATTAGAAAAAGAGATAGTACCAATGTATTATGATAATAGAAAAGAAGATATTCCAGTAAATTGGATTAAAGTTATGAAAGAATCAATAAGATCAGTTGCATCTTTTTTTAATACTTCAAGAATGGTTAAAGAATATACACAAAAATTATATATGCCAGCACAAGTTCAAAACAATAAGTTCGTAAAAGATAATTTTGAAGTAGCAAAAGATTTTGCAAATTGGAGAGACATATTAGAAAGAAATTGGAATTCAATAAAAATAAAAGTAACTTCTAATCAAGATTTTTCAGAAACACTTGAAGTTGGAAAAATAATAGAAATAGAGTCAGAAATATATTTACCAGGAATAGGACCAGATTCAATAGAACCAGAAATAGTTGTAGCTAAACTCGAAGATGATAAAGTAATAAGTTTAAAAACATATGATTTAAAGATGATAAAAGAAATTCAACAAGATACTTATTTATATAGAGGTAGTTTTGAAATAGAAGATAGAGGCCAATATGGATACAATGTTAGAGTTTCTGCAAGTCATCCTTATATGCCACATAGAAATTATTTAATGAACTTAGTAAAGTATCCTATGTAA
- a CDS encoding YbaK/EbsC family protein — MDIYEILKELNINYKKYDYDKNAKTCEEITNLLPKDMPGVRTKNLLLKIKKKDEYIMVMVDENKKVDLKKLSKKLQVKNLSFASEAQLKELFDIELGSLSYIAFLNYKKDNFKVIIDKEMWESNEEFDSHPNKLGTVLLLKKEDIIKIFKHAKVFPEYMEFEGK, encoded by the coding sequence ATGGATATTTATGAAATATTAAAAGAGTTAAATATTAATTATAAAAAATATGATTATGATAAAAATGCTAAAACTTGTGAAGAAATAACTAATTTATTACCCAAAGATATGCCTGGAGTTAGAACTAAAAATTTACTTTTGAAAATAAAGAAAAAAGATGAATATATTATGGTCATGGTCGATGAAAATAAAAAAGTTGATCTAAAAAAATTATCAAAAAAACTTCAAGTTAAAAATTTGAGCTTTGCTTCAGAAGCACAGTTAAAAGAGTTGTTTGATATAGAGTTAGGTTCTTTATCTTATATAGCATTTTTAAACTATAAAAAAGATAATTTTAAAGTAATTATAGATAAAGAAATGTGGGAAAGCAATGAAGAATTTGATAGTCATCCAAATAAACTTGGAACAGTTTTACTATTAAAAAAAGAAGACATAATTAAAATTTTTAAACACGCCAAAGTATTTCCAGAATATATGGAATTTGAAGGAAAGTAA
- a CDS encoding DEAD/DEAH box helicase yields the protein MGKRIIFGKTWWGKKWVEAIKKIDMNTNRLPRGKTYANKKLVLEIKINKEFDIIAKVQGTRPKPYNEKISLKNFLTKEKNKIKELLNSRPDLSSQLIIGVMPEELLSILENEHIYLFPKSWKEIDSHCSCPDWANPCKHLAAVYYIIANEIDKDPFLIFEMHGLKKDELISFAKTNSNIQDKIFIPINTNEKIKEFKEPIVDFSSQIDNIIKMLPNETLFFNGNFNELLFNTVYETTINYIKNLKIKENKSTYFKDTSFKVIYSELNPIIKIKNNPFNKKSKLSFQDLYNNFESIPLTINNFDNEYSVFFKKILSFTYNLVLNKLFIPKPVSISNNEFYIKYNPLTYGLKEYIKYLISILPNNFIVTENESLTMKKDSSIEYIISLILKEIIKKACKDLTFDKLLNTFITDDIYNAEKFEEKQTFNALKNYFEPFYLKNIRYSLLIKIYPFIKDHYVMELYVQDKKDPLKEGIPLNKFLSLKKYEKFKIDIVKQIGFISSKSYDGAKILKNESVQITPKELSDFFTNTLPVLELFNVDIILPKEMKKILTPSAILQVKTDKNIKSYINLNELIKFEWKIALGDTTISYDEFLKLTKKSKGIIKFKDMYIKIEPEKLLKILKKIDEDININSQYELMSALLTEELNGIKLFFDDEVKKILENLKKPKNIRQPSSLNATLRTYQKKGYRWLYTNSENGFGCCLADDMGLGKTIQTISLLLKQKELKKLKSPALIICPTSLIGNWENELTKFAPLLKYHIYYGGARELKENVDVLITSYGLIRRDVENFKKINWSYIVIDEAQNIKNPNTKQTKSVKSLNGNKKIALTGTPIENKLLELWSIFDFLMPGYLGKNETFKNNVAKPIEKFNDISKMENLKKIITPFILRRLKTDKSIIKDLPEKIIFDQYVYLKPQQIALYKETLNLVDEILKSSGIEKKGMILKLITSLKQICNHPSQYLKSSEAESNDSGKTEKLISILNNILESNEKVLIFTQYKEMGIILEKLIKKELKTNSLFFYGSLSRKQRDQMVEDFQTKHQFPIMIISLKAGGTGLNLTNASHVIHYDLWWNPAVENQATDRAYRIGQKKNVIVHRMITKNTFEEKINEILKSKNELSKNILNFSEKWITEFSDKELKEIFKLKL from the coding sequence ATGGGAAAAAGAATTATTTTTGGTAAAACATGGTGGGGGAAAAAATGGGTTGAAGCAATAAAAAAAATTGATATGAATACAAATAGACTTCCACGTGGAAAAACTTATGCTAATAAAAAACTTGTTTTAGAAATAAAAATAAATAAAGAATTTGATATCATCGCTAAGGTTCAAGGAACAAGACCAAAACCTTACAATGAAAAAATATCTTTAAAAAATTTTTTAACTAAAGAAAAAAATAAAATAAAAGAGCTTTTAAATAGTAGACCTGACTTATCTTCTCAATTAATAATTGGTGTTATGCCAGAAGAACTGCTTTCTATTTTAGAAAATGAACATATATACTTATTTCCAAAATCTTGGAAAGAAATTGATTCTCATTGTTCGTGTCCAGATTGGGCAAATCCTTGTAAACATCTCGCTGCTGTATACTATATTATTGCAAATGAAATAGATAAAGATCCATTTTTAATTTTTGAAATGCATGGTTTAAAAAAAGATGAATTAATATCATTTGCAAAAACAAACTCAAATATTCAAGATAAAATCTTCATTCCAATAAACACTAATGAAAAAATTAAAGAATTTAAAGAACCAATTGTTGATTTTTCTTCTCAAATAGATAATATAATAAAAATGCTTCCAAATGAAACCTTATTCTTTAATGGAAACTTTAATGAACTTTTATTTAATACTGTATATGAAACAACAATAAACTATATAAAAAATTTAAAAATTAAAGAAAATAAAAGTACTTACTTTAAAGATACTTCTTTTAAAGTAATATACTCAGAACTGAATCCAATAATTAAAATAAAAAATAATCCATTTAATAAAAAAAGCAAATTATCCTTTCAAGATTTGTACAACAACTTTGAAAGTATTCCTTTGACTATAAATAATTTTGATAATGAGTATTCTGTTTTTTTCAAAAAAATATTAAGTTTTACATATAATCTTGTTTTAAATAAATTGTTTATTCCAAAACCTGTTTCCATAAGCAATAATGAATTTTATATAAAATATAATCCTTTAACATATGGATTAAAAGAGTATATTAAATACTTAATTAGTATACTTCCAAATAATTTTATAGTAACTGAAAATGAAAGTTTAACTATGAAAAAAGATAGTTCTATTGAATACATAATTTCTTTAATATTAAAAGAAATTATAAAAAAAGCTTGTAAAGACTTGACATTTGATAAGCTATTGAATACTTTTATAACTGATGATATATATAATGCCGAAAAGTTTGAAGAAAAACAAACCTTTAATGCTCTTAAAAATTATTTTGAACCTTTTTATTTGAAGAATATAAGATACTCTTTACTTATAAAGATATATCCTTTTATAAAAGATCATTATGTAATGGAATTATACGTTCAAGACAAAAAAGATCCTTTAAAAGAAGGAATTCCATTAAACAAATTTTTATCTTTAAAAAAATATGAAAAATTTAAGATTGATATAGTAAAACAAATTGGATTTATTTCTTCAAAGTCATACGATGGAGCAAAAATATTAAAAAATGAATCCGTACAAATAACTCCCAAAGAATTGAGTGATTTTTTCACAAACACACTGCCAGTATTAGAATTATTCAACGTAGATATTATATTACCAAAAGAAATGAAAAAAATCTTAACTCCATCAGCTATTTTACAAGTAAAAACAGATAAAAATATAAAAAGCTATATAAACTTAAATGAATTAATTAAGTTTGAATGGAAAATAGCACTTGGAGATACAACTATAAGTTATGATGAATTCCTTAAATTAACTAAAAAATCAAAAGGTATTATTAAGTTCAAAGATATGTATATAAAAATTGAACCTGAAAAACTTTTAAAGATTTTAAAAAAAATAGATGAAGATATTAATATAAATTCACAGTATGAATTAATGAGTGCATTATTGACGGAAGAACTAAATGGGATAAAATTGTTCTTTGATGATGAAGTTAAAAAGATTTTAGAAAACTTAAAAAAACCAAAAAATATACGACAACCATCATCATTAAATGCTACTTTGAGAACTTATCAAAAAAAAGGCTATAGATGGTTATATACAAATAGTGAAAATGGATTTGGATGTTGTTTAGCAGATGATATGGGGCTTGGAAAGACAATACAAACTATTTCTTTATTATTAAAACAAAAAGAGTTAAAAAAATTAAAGTCTCCTGCTTTGATTATTTGCCCTACTTCTTTAATAGGAAATTGGGAAAATGAATTAACAAAGTTTGCACCGCTATTAAAGTATCATATTTATTATGGAGGTGCACGTGAGCTAAAAGAAAATGTAGATGTTTTAATAACCTCTTATGGATTAATAAGAAGAGATGTTGAAAACTTTAAAAAAATAAATTGGTCTTATATAGTAATAGATGAAGCTCAAAATATTAAAAATCCAAATACAAAACAAACAAAATCAGTTAAAAGTTTAAATGGAAATAAAAAAATTGCTTTAACTGGAACTCCAATAGAAAATAAATTATTAGAACTTTGGAGCATCTTTGATTTTTTAATGCCTGGTTATCTTGGAAAAAATGAAACTTTTAAAAACAATGTAGCAAAGCCAATAGAAAAGTTTAATGACATATCAAAAATGGAAAACTTAAAAAAAATAATAACTCCTTTTATCTTAAGACGCTTAAAAACAGATAAAAGTATAATAAAAGATTTACCAGAAAAAATAATTTTTGATCAATATGTTTATTTAAAACCACAACAAATAGCTTTATACAAAGAAACATTAAACTTAGTTGATGAAATTTTAAAAAGTAGTGGTATAGAAAAAAAAGGAATGATATTAAAATTAATAACCTCATTAAAGCAAATCTGTAATCATCCTTCACAGTATTTAAAATCCAGTGAAGCTGAATCAAACGATTCAGGAAAAACAGAAAAATTAATATCTATTTTAAATAATATTTTAGAATCAAATGAAAAAGTTTTAATCTTTACTCAATATAAAGAAATGGGCATTATATTGGAAAAGTTAATAAAAAAAGAATTGAAAACAAATTCATTGTTTTTTTATGGATCTTTATCAAGAAAACAAAGAGACCAAATGGTAGAAGACTTTCAAACTAAACATCAATTTCCAATAATGATAATATCCTTAAAAGCTGGAGGAACTGGATTAAATTTAACTAACGCATCACATGTAATTCACTATGATCTTTGGTGGAATCCAGCTGTAGAAAATCAAGCAACAGATAGAGCCTATAGAATTGGTCAAAAGAAAAATGTTATAGTACACAGAATGATTACTAAAAATACCTTTGAAGAAAAAATAAATGAAATTTTAAAAAGTAAAAATGAACTAAGTAAAAACATATTGAATTTTAGTGAAAAATGGATTACAGAATTTTCAGATAAAGAATTAAAAGAAATATTCAAACTAAAACTATAA
- a CDS encoding SRPBCC domain-containing protein translates to MDFSHITIKVNDLSKSIEFYSKFGFNVLFKMDDQALIQNENVNILLRMFGENEISFYDENYVEKEVYNDPSGTKIEFSNKRIQKYNYPPTIAAKLIKADLKKVWDTFVNPNGWDEWFTNGMTMVLKEEGKMKIRWFDQTYGEEVLDEGIIHTLIEHNKIVFSWNKYGDIYKSMVTMRFFEAQIGGTWIYVEDENLVTNEEEFKIKLDCAVGWGEMLTLAKFWIEKGISIFK, encoded by the coding sequence ATGGACTTTTCTCACATAACAATTAAAGTAAACGATCTTTCAAAATCAATAGAATTTTACTCAAAGTTTGGTTTTAATGTTTTATTTAAAATGGACGATCAAGCTTTAATTCAAAATGAAAATGTGAATATACTGTTGAGAATGTTTGGGGAAAATGAAATATCTTTTTATGATGAAAATTATGTTGAAAAAGAAGTCTATAACGATCCATCAGGAACTAAAATAGAATTTTCTAATAAAAGAATTCAAAAATATAATTATCCACCAACAATTGCTGCCAAATTAATAAAAGCAGATTTAAAAAAAGTATGGGATACTTTTGTAAATCCAAATGGATGGGATGAATGGTTTACTAATGGCATGACAATGGTCTTAAAAGAAGAAGGAAAAATGAAAATTAGATGGTTTGATCAAACTTATGGAGAAGAAGTATTAGATGAAGGAATAATTCATACATTGATTGAACATAATAAAATAGTTTTTAGCTGGAACAAGTATGGTGATATATACAAATCAATGGTGACTATGAGATTTTTTGAAGCTCAAATTGGTGGAACATGGATTTATGTTGAAGATGAAAACTTAGTTACCAATGAAGAAGAGTTTAAAATAAAATTAGACTGTGCTGTTGGTTGGGGTGAGATGTTGACTCTTGCAAAGTTTTGGATTGAAAAAGGCATAAGTATCTTTAAATAA
- the ispE gene encoding 4-(cytidine 5'-diphospho)-2-C-methyl-D-erythritol kinase: MILHAHSKVNLYLDVTKKRDDGFHDILTLFQTTPYYDEIDIEFNEYEIFSCNKKLNFSWKQNLIKKSIDLFKNETGYKFNLKIKLNKSLPMGGGIGGGSSDSAAILKFLGNEFNVSLNDLFIIGEKIGSDVPFLIKGGTAIAEGKGEKLTFLDELNLKIKIYPQNVSISTPEMYKEIDKSWNTLNRCGNPYKLYEALKQNNYYEIKNNMFNIFEQVVFKKYAKIKEKKSELIERNKNELIMMSGSGSTIFEIVR; encoded by the coding sequence ATGATTTTACATGCTCATTCAAAAGTAAACTTATACTTGGATGTTACAAAAAAAAGAGACGATGGATTTCATGATATACTGACTTTATTTCAAACAACACCATATTATGATGAAATTGATATAGAATTTAACGAATACGAAATCTTTTCTTGCAATAAAAAATTAAACTTTTCTTGGAAACAAAATTTAATAAAAAAGAGTATTGATTTGTTTAAAAATGAAACTGGATACAAATTTAATTTAAAAATAAAATTAAATAAAAGTTTGCCTATGGGCGGTGGAATAGGTGGAGGTAGTTCCGATTCTGCCGCTATTTTAAAATTCCTTGGAAATGAATTTAATGTATCATTAAATGATTTATTCATAATTGGTGAAAAAATTGGTAGTGATGTTCCCTTTTTAATAAAAGGTGGAACAGCTATTGCAGAAGGAAAAGGTGAAAAACTAACTTTTTTAGATGAACTTAATTTAAAAATAAAAATATATCCACAAAATGTATCTATTAGCACTCCAGAAATGTATAAAGAAATTGATAAAAGTTGGAATACGTTGAATAGATGTGGAAATCCTTATAAATTGTATGAAGCTTTAAAACAAAATAACTATTATGAAATAAAAAATAATATGTTCAATATCTTTGAACAAGTAGTGTTTAAAAAGTATGCTAAAATAAAAGAAAAAAAATCAGAATTAATAGAAAGAAATAAAAATGAACTAATAATGATGAGTGGAAGCGGAAGCACTATCTTTGAAATCGTGAGGTGA
- a CDS encoding NUDIX domain-containing protein has protein sequence MEEMVWAVSAELLNKTVPNLQGFRKMLFKALEPLFNNAKFFKRSEAEYNEDFKQIIPYVVFTKEDKILVVKRTKKQTEKRLHEKLSIGIGGHINPIDDANHGEMTLLNGLNREINEELEINDLKKLEYQGLLYNDSNEVSRVHLGVVFKATVKDAKIKEKENFELSWMTVKELETHKEKLEEWSIITFDALKKYGELK, from the coding sequence ATGGAAGAAATGGTTTGGGCAGTTTCTGCAGAATTACTGAATAAAACAGTTCCTAATTTGCAAGGGTTTAGAAAAATGTTGTTCAAAGCTCTAGAACCATTGTTTAATAATGCTAAATTCTTTAAAAGAAGTGAAGCTGAATATAATGAAGACTTTAAACAAATAATTCCTTATGTGGTATTCACAAAAGAAGATAAAATTTTAGTTGTAAAAAGAACAAAAAAACAAACTGAAAAAAGATTGCATGAAAAACTCTCAATAGGTATTGGTGGACATATAAATCCAATTGATGACGCTAATCATGGTGAGATGACTTTATTAAATGGTTTAAATAGAGAAATAAATGAAGAACTTGAAATAAATGATTTAAAAAAATTAGAGTATCAAGGATTGCTTTATAATGATTCAAATGAAGTTTCAAGAGTTCATCTTGGTGTTGTTTTTAAAGCTACTGTTAAGGATGCTAAAATAAAAGAAAAAGAAAACTTTGAACTATCTTGGATGACAGTTAAAGAACTTGAAACACACAAAGAAAAATTAGAAGAATGGTCTATTATAACCTTTGACGCTTTAAAAAAATATGGAGAACTAAAATAA
- the hslV gene encoding ATP-dependent protease subunit HslV, which yields MELRGTTIIGVKRNGKTVIAGDGQVTLGNTVFKGTARKVRRLGNNKVVAGFAGSVADALSLFERFEIKYRAANGNLLKAAVELTKDWRMDKALRKLEAMLIVADNEHLLIISGTGEVIEPEENILAIGSGGPYAMAAAKALMRNTELDAEEIAKRSISIAGEICIYTNQNITVEVV from the coding sequence ATGGAATTACGTGGAACGACTATTATTGGTGTTAAACGAAATGGAAAAACTGTAATAGCTGGCGATGGACAAGTAACACTTGGAAACACTGTTTTCAAAGGAACTGCAAGAAAGGTTAGAAGACTTGGCAACAATAAAGTAGTTGCTGGTTTTGCTGGTTCTGTTGCAGATGCACTCTCTTTATTTGAAAGATTTGAAATAAAATACAGAGCAGCTAATGGAAACTTATTAAAAGCTGCTGTAGAATTAACGAAAGATTGGAGAATGGATAAAGCTTTAAGAAAGTTAGAAGCCATGCTCATAGTTGCAGATAATGAACATTTATTAATAATTTCTGGAACAGGAGAAGTTATTGAACCAGAAGAAAATATTCTTGCAATAGGATCTGGTGGCCCTTATGCAATGGCTGCAGCAAAAGCGTTGATGAGAAATACAGAACTCGATGCTGAAGAAATAGCAAAACGTTCAATTTCCATTGCTGGAGAAATTTGTATTTATACAAATCAAAATATTACTGTGGAGGTTGTTTAA
- a CDS encoding D-alanine--D-alanine ligase family protein has product MKIAVLAGGTSNEKEISLLSAKNVLETLKELNYESELIDPTDKDFNKKIKEFDLIFNVLHGETGEDGKIQGYFELNKVPYTCSEQKTCVVCFDKFLFYELFKNKFKMPKTILTKNYIDPPFKFPIFIKPNTGGSSKGVYIVHNEVEYKEKLEKNIKIYTEVLIQEAIKGTEISISFLEKDNEFVVLPILEILPKNEFYDYEAKYKDGMTNFSIYESNKEINKKINNIKEEIFKILKLKDIFRIDAIILNDEVYVLELNTVPGLTKISDLPQSAKANNIEFNELIKIIIENHRRD; this is encoded by the coding sequence ATGAAAATTGCCGTTTTAGCTGGTGGAACTTCTAATGAAAAAGAAATTTCATTATTGAGTGCTAAAAATGTTTTAGAAACATTAAAAGAATTAAATTATGAATCAGAACTCATTGATCCAACAGATAAGGATTTTAATAAAAAAATTAAAGAATTCGATTTAATTTTCAATGTACTTCATGGAGAAACTGGTGAAGATGGGAAAATACAAGGATACTTTGAATTAAACAAAGTACCATATACATGTTCAGAACAAAAAACATGTGTTGTATGTTTTGATAAATTTTTATTTTATGAACTTTTCAAAAATAAATTTAAAATGCCAAAAACAATACTCACTAAAAATTATATTGATCCTCCTTTTAAATTTCCAATTTTTATAAAACCAAACACCGGTGGATCGAGTAAGGGCGTTTATATAGTTCACAATGAAGTTGAATACAAAGAAAAATTAGAAAAAAATATAAAAATTTATACCGAAGTATTGATTCAAGAAGCTATAAAAGGAACTGAAATTTCAATATCTTTCTTAGAAAAAGATAATGAATTTGTAGTCTTACCAATACTTGAAATACTTCCTAAAAATGAATTTTATGATTATGAAGCAAAGTATAAAGATGGAATGACTAATTTTAGTATATATGAATCAAATAAAGAAATAAATAAAAAAATAAATAATATAAAAGAAGAAATTTTTAAAATATTAAAATTAAAAGATATATTTAGAATAGACGCAATTATATTAAATGATGAAGTGTACGTATTAGAATTAAATACAGTACCAGGATTGACTAAAATTAGTGATTTACCTCAATCAGCCAAAGCAAATAATATAGAGTTTAATGAATTGATAAAGATAATTATTGAAAATCATAGGAGGGATTAA